Proteins from a single region of Dyadobacter fanqingshengii:
- a CDS encoding NAD(P)H-hydrate dehydratase: MKILNVKQIRALDAYTIENEPVSSLDLMERASKAFVRWFCNQFVNTRPVAVFCGKGNNGGDGLAIARILSTHSYDVQVFVIEYTENASADFQSNFTRLRDHLQPVSISADSAFPTLAANVICIDALLGSGLSRPAEGLLANIIHSLNALPNKIVSVDIASGLYADQANQKGDPIIEPNFTVSFQLPKLAFMMPQNAKFVGSWHIVDIGLNEDFINATDTPYHYTDKLTAEKLIKPRDKFSHKGTFGHALLMAGSYGKMGAAVLSGKACLRSGVGLLTMHIPVCGYDIIQISLPEAMAVTDQDEKHLSALTDLGSYSAIGIGPGLGKEPVTVNVVEKLLDFVNANSGKAKLIIDADALNIISENRDLLNKLPENTVLTPHPKEFQRLAGDSKDEFERLQSGIDFAKKYKVIICLKGANTAVILANGEVHFNSTGNPGMATGGTGDVLTGIVTSLLAQKYEPAEAAILAVYQHGLAGDRAAEVKGQSALIASDLVDSLGW, translated from the coding sequence ATGAAAATACTGAATGTAAAACAGATTCGCGCACTGGATGCATATACAATTGAAAATGAACCCGTTTCTTCGCTAGATTTAATGGAACGCGCATCAAAAGCGTTCGTCAGATGGTTCTGCAACCAATTCGTAAATACCCGGCCGGTTGCTGTTTTTTGTGGAAAAGGAAATAATGGTGGGGACGGGCTGGCCATTGCGCGTATTTTGAGTACACACAGTTATGATGTTCAGGTTTTTGTTATTGAATATACAGAAAATGCTTCCGCAGATTTCCAGAGCAACTTCACGAGGTTAAGAGATCATTTACAGCCTGTTAGTATTTCTGCAGATAGTGCATTTCCAACGTTGGCAGCAAACGTAATTTGCATTGATGCATTGTTAGGATCGGGATTATCAAGACCTGCTGAGGGACTTTTGGCGAACATTATTCATTCTCTGAATGCTTTACCGAATAAGATCGTGTCCGTTGACATTGCGAGCGGTTTGTACGCCGACCAAGCCAATCAAAAAGGTGATCCGATCATAGAGCCCAATTTCACGGTGTCATTCCAACTGCCCAAACTAGCATTCATGATGCCGCAAAATGCCAAATTTGTTGGTTCCTGGCATATTGTAGACATTGGTTTAAATGAAGATTTTATCAATGCAACCGATACACCTTACCATTATACCGACAAACTAACGGCCGAAAAGCTGATCAAGCCGCGTGACAAATTCTCCCACAAAGGCACGTTCGGTCATGCGCTGCTGATGGCTGGCAGTTACGGGAAAATGGGCGCTGCGGTTTTATCTGGGAAAGCGTGTTTAAGATCGGGAGTCGGCCTGTTAACCATGCACATTCCTGTTTGCGGATATGATATTATTCAAATTTCGCTACCCGAGGCGATGGCTGTCACGGATCAGGATGAGAAACATTTAAGTGCACTAACTGATCTTGGATCCTACTCGGCCATCGGAATTGGTCCCGGACTTGGCAAAGAGCCGGTGACAGTGAATGTTGTGGAAAAATTGTTGGATTTTGTAAACGCGAATAGCGGAAAAGCCAAACTGATTATCGATGCGGACGCCCTAAACATCATTTCAGAAAACAGGGATCTTCTGAACAAATTACCTGAAAACACAGTCTTAACCCCGCATCCAAAAGAATTCCAACGGCTGGCCGGAGATAGCAAAGACGAATTTGAAAGGCTTCAAAGCGGCATTGATTTCGCCAAAAAATACAAAGTAATTATCTGCCTGAAAGGCGCCAACACAGCCGTAATCCTCGCAAATGGCGAAGTACATTTCAACTCAACAGGCAACCCCGGCATGGCCACAGGGGGCACCGGCGACGTGCTTACAGGAATTGTAACCAGCCTCCTAGCCCAAAAATATGAGCCTGCGGAAGCAGCAATCCTGGCTGTTTATCAGCATGGGCTGGCCGGAGATCGGGCCGCAGAAGTAAAAGGCCAAAGTGCGTTGATTGCTTCGGATTTGGTTGATAGTTTGGGTTGGTGA
- a CDS encoding DUF433 domain-containing protein — MQYLERITIDPAICHGKPCVRGMRWPVEVVIDMLGSGMSINEILADHSELEREDIFACLNYAKLLVSGRLINEAA, encoded by the coding sequence ATGCAATACCTTGAAAGAATAACAATTGATCCTGCAATCTGCCATGGTAAGCCGTGCGTGAGAGGCATGCGTTGGCCTGTTGAAGTGGTTATAGATATGCTTGGTTCTGGCATGTCAATCAATGAAATATTAGCTGATCATTCAGAACTGGAAAGAGAAGATATCTTTGCTTGCCTTAACTATGCGAAGCTTTTGGTTTCTGGCCGGTTAATTAACGAAGCAGCTTGA
- a CDS encoding DUF5615 family PIN-like protein: MHFLCDVHISIMVVKYLAIQGHSAIHANHLPSKSFSTDAEICLHADRHEMIVITKDEDFRNSFLLRQTPKKLVRITLGNISNQTLIELLERNLPLIAQLDSEKGFYLELSGDAVVYTL, encoded by the coding sequence ATGCATTTTCTTTGCGACGTCCATATTTCAATCATGGTTGTCAAGTACTTAGCAATCCAGGGACATTCAGCAATTCATGCCAATCATTTACCATCCAAATCGTTTTCAACAGACGCAGAAATTTGTTTGCATGCCGACCGTCACGAGATGATCGTGATAACGAAAGACGAGGATTTCCGAAACTCTTTTTTACTTCGACAAACGCCAAAAAAGCTCGTCCGGATTACACTGGGAAACATCTCAAACCAAACCCTAATTGAATTGCTTGAAAGGAACCTTCCGTTAATAGCGCAACTAGACAGTGAGAAAGGATTTTACCTGGAACTTAGCGGCGATGCGGTAGTTTATACATTATAG
- the feoB gene encoding ferrous iron transport protein B: MKQGNIKVALVGNPNAGKSTLFNALTGLRQKTGNFPGVTVEKKSGTFKLPGRSGQPETAAIIVDLPGTYSIYPKSRDETVVMDILANPAHPDFPDVVVVVVDASNLQRNLLLFTEISDLGLPCVLALNMLDVAASMNLTVNAVQLAMKLNVPVVRINARTGEGLSGLKEAVMQMAERIEKPALAYFYEPKDNEIELIADVKKIYALDNDYVALQYVCQHDNFSFLETPARVALDKLIEKHDFDENDFLAAETVARYEKIKPIVSKSVKSAGVTEQPYWTRKLDSVLLHPFWGYVTFAAVLILIFQAIFSWATYPSDLLDAGIAATIEWTKGVLPEGFLNDLITDGIMAGLGGILVFIPPIAILFALVSILEESGYMARVMVIMDKLMRKFGLNGRSVVPLISGVACAVPAIMTTRSISSRYERLLTILVTPLMSCSARLPIYTILIALVVPPTKVLGFLNIQGLVLFGLYLLGLIGALATAWILSLFIPRKEPGYFMLEMPSYKLPRWGHVAFTMYDSVKSFVFEAGKVIMAISIILWVLSSYGPGDKMEKAEAAVTASMPQASEEQINAAVSSVRLENSYAGHFGHFIEPAIKPLGYDWKIGIALLASFAAREVFVGTMATIYSISGDFEDVPTVKERLIKEKNPETGGAMFTPAVSYSLLIFYVFAMMCMSTIAVVQRETHGWKWPLIQLAYLMVLAYVSAFVVYQVLS; this comes from the coding sequence TTGAAACAAGGGAATATAAAAGTTGCGCTGGTTGGTAACCCCAATGCTGGCAAGTCTACATTGTTTAATGCATTGACCGGTTTGCGCCAAAAAACCGGGAATTTTCCGGGCGTTACAGTCGAAAAAAAATCAGGGACATTCAAGCTTCCGGGCCGGTCCGGGCAGCCTGAGACGGCCGCTATTATCGTTGATTTACCTGGTACATATAGTATTTATCCCAAATCAAGGGATGAAACGGTGGTGATGGACATTCTCGCCAATCCTGCGCACCCTGATTTTCCCGATGTTGTAGTGGTAGTCGTCGACGCGTCCAATCTCCAACGAAACCTGCTGTTATTTACTGAAATCAGTGACCTGGGCTTGCCTTGCGTTTTGGCGCTCAATATGCTCGACGTTGCAGCCAGTATGAACCTGACTGTCAATGCGGTGCAGCTTGCCATGAAATTGAATGTGCCTGTTGTGCGGATCAATGCGCGGACAGGAGAGGGGTTAAGTGGTTTAAAGGAAGCAGTCATGCAAATGGCCGAGCGCATTGAAAAACCTGCGCTGGCTTATTTCTATGAACCCAAGGACAACGAAATCGAGCTCATTGCCGATGTGAAGAAGATTTATGCGCTTGATAATGATTACGTTGCATTACAATATGTTTGCCAGCACGACAACTTCTCCTTCCTGGAAACGCCCGCGCGAGTGGCATTGGACAAACTGATAGAAAAGCATGATTTTGATGAAAATGATTTTCTGGCGGCTGAGACGGTGGCTCGTTATGAAAAAATTAAGCCTATTGTCAGCAAATCGGTAAAATCAGCCGGAGTTACTGAGCAACCCTACTGGACGCGGAAGCTGGACAGCGTCCTGCTGCATCCATTCTGGGGATATGTGACCTTTGCGGCCGTTCTGATCCTGATTTTCCAAGCTATTTTTTCCTGGGCAACCTATCCCAGCGATTTGCTGGACGCAGGCATAGCAGCAACAATCGAATGGACAAAAGGTGTTTTACCAGAAGGTTTTTTAAATGACCTGATCACCGACGGCATCATGGCCGGTCTTGGCGGGATCTTGGTGTTTATTCCGCCGATCGCCATTCTTTTTGCGCTCGTTTCTATCCTTGAAGAATCGGGTTATATGGCGCGTGTGATGGTGATTATGGATAAATTAATGCGCAAATTCGGTCTGAATGGCCGAAGCGTTGTCCCCTTAATTTCGGGTGTAGCTTGTGCAGTGCCCGCTATCATGACCACCCGCAGCATCAGCAGCCGCTATGAACGGCTGTTGACCATATTGGTAACGCCATTAATGAGCTGTTCCGCTCGTTTGCCCATTTATACCATCCTGATTGCATTGGTTGTGCCCCCTACGAAAGTGCTCGGCTTCTTGAATATTCAAGGCTTGGTTCTATTCGGTTTGTATTTATTAGGACTAATCGGCGCTCTGGCCACAGCCTGGATTCTGTCATTATTTATTCCGAGAAAGGAACCAGGCTATTTTATGCTTGAAATGCCATCTTACAAGTTGCCGCGTTGGGGACATGTGGCATTCACAATGTATGACAGCGTAAAATCTTTTGTTTTCGAAGCGGGTAAAGTCATTATGGCCATTTCTATCATTCTTTGGGTGTTATCTTCCTATGGGCCCGGCGATAAAATGGAAAAAGCGGAAGCAGCAGTGACTGCGTCAATGCCCCAGGCGTCGGAAGAGCAGATCAATGCAGCCGTTTCTTCAGTTCGCCTGGAAAATTCTTATGCAGGGCACTTTGGACATTTTATTGAACCTGCAATTAAGCCGCTGGGATATGATTGGAAGATCGGAATCGCGTTGCTGGCGTCCTTTGCTGCGAGGGAAGTTTTTGTGGGAACCATGGCAACCATTTATAGCATCAGCGGTGATTTCGAAGATGTCCCGACTGTAAAAGAGAGGTTAATTAAGGAAAAAAATCCTGAAACTGGCGGAGCCATGTTCACCCCGGCCGTCAGTTATTCACTGCTTATATTTTACGTCTTCGCGATGATGTGTATGAGCACCATCGCCGTAGTCCAACGCGAAACCCACGGCTGGAAATGGCCCCTGATCCAGCTGGCCTATTTAATGGTGCTGGCATATGTGTCGGCGTTTGTGGTTTATCAGGTTTTGAGTTGA
- a CDS encoding FeoA family protein produces the protein MSARTVSHLRKGEKGVIKSFTDRAMSLKLLEMGCLPGCEVRLDAIAPFGDPICINVGGSYCLSLRLNEAAVIELE, from the coding sequence ATGTCAGCTCGTACGGTCAGTCATCTTCGAAAGGGCGAAAAGGGGGTCATAAAATCTTTTACAGATCGGGCGATGTCGTTGAAATTGCTGGAAATGGGCTGCTTGCCAGGGTGCGAAGTGCGCCTGGATGCAATTGCGCCATTTGGTGATCCGATCTGTATCAATGTTGGCGGTTCGTATTGCCTTTCTCTGAGATTGAATGAAGCTGCGGTGATAGAGCTCGAATAA
- a CDS encoding heme exporter protein CcmB: protein MSSGILNEIKTLIWKEVTLEWRQKYALSGMLLYVISTVFVCYLSFNLRRNQLTPIVWNTLFWIIILFTAVNAIAKSFSQERYGRLLYYYSLCSPQSIIISKIIYNSLIMLLLSGMGFVFYSFVMGNAIGDMGLFVLCLFLAAIGFASVLTLVAGIASKADNSATLMAVLSFPIILPMLLMTIKLAKNAMDGLDWSVSTDEISTLLSIDLIVITLSYLLFPYLWRS, encoded by the coding sequence ATGAGCAGCGGAATTTTGAACGAGATTAAAACCCTTATCTGGAAAGAAGTTACACTCGAATGGCGACAAAAGTATGCGCTGAGCGGCATGTTACTTTATGTGATCAGTACAGTTTTCGTCTGCTATCTTAGCTTTAATCTCAGAAGAAATCAACTCACTCCTATTGTCTGGAACACACTATTCTGGATAATCATTCTGTTTACTGCGGTGAATGCAATCGCCAAAAGTTTCTCTCAGGAGCGCTATGGCCGACTGCTTTATTATTACAGCCTTTGCAGTCCACAGTCAATTATTATTTCCAAAATAATTTACAACTCACTGATAATGTTATTATTATCGGGAATGGGGTTTGTATTTTATTCGTTTGTAATGGGCAATGCAATCGGGGATATGGGACTTTTTGTCCTGTGCCTGTTTCTTGCCGCCATCGGTTTTGCTTCGGTACTAACGCTTGTGGCGGGGATTGCTTCCAAAGCGGACAACAGCGCAACATTAATGGCTGTTTTGAGCTTTCCGATCATATTACCGATGCTGCTCATGACCATTAAGCTTGCCAAAAACGCTATGGACGGTTTGGATTGGTCGGTCAGCACGGACGAAATCAGCACACTGTTATCAATTGATCTCATAGTAATTACGCTCAGTTATCTGCTTTTTCCTTATCTATGGAGAAGCTGA
- the ccsA gene encoding cytochrome c biogenesis protein CcsA, whose protein sequence is MRKIWWKILCIVIIFYVIVMGLMGPVPHLAIINESIRNTYFHVALWLAMTTLLFASMIFSIRYLNKGRIGDDDIASELAKSAIFFGILGCLTGSIWANYTWGDPWPNDPKLNGAAVGILIYLAYLLLRSSFEDEQRKARISSVYNIFAFAVFIPIIYILPRLTDSLHPGSGGNSTFGSYDFNSDIRKVFYPAIIGYILLGLWLAELRIRIKVINRVRDEALVTSAKVS, encoded by the coding sequence ATGAGAAAGATCTGGTGGAAAATCCTCTGCATAGTAATCATATTCTATGTCATTGTTATGGGTCTGATGGGGCCTGTTCCGCACCTTGCCATCATCAATGAAAGCATTCGCAACACCTATTTCCACGTAGCGCTCTGGCTTGCCATGACCACGCTGCTTTTTGCGTCCATGATTTTTTCAATCCGCTATCTTAACAAAGGCCGCATTGGAGACGATGACATTGCAAGCGAATTGGCAAAATCAGCCATTTTCTTCGGTATTCTGGGTTGTTTAACCGGCTCAATTTGGGCTAACTACACCTGGGGCGATCCCTGGCCGAATGATCCGAAACTGAATGGTGCGGCCGTTGGCATTTTGATTTACCTTGCCTACTTATTATTAAGAAGTTCATTCGAGGACGAGCAGCGCAAGGCCCGGATTTCATCTGTTTACAACATTTTTGCATTCGCCGTTTTTATTCCAATCATCTATATCCTTCCCAGGCTAACGGATTCGTTGCACCCGGGCAGCGGCGGAAACAGCACATTTGGCTCATACGATTTCAATAGCGATATCAGAAAAGTATTTTATCCGGCTATTATCGGCTACATCCTGTTGGGATTATGGCTGGCTGAGCTCCGGATCCGGATCAAGGTGATTAACCGGGTGAGGGATGAGGCGCTGGTCACATCTGCCAAAGTTTCCTGA
- a CDS encoding CcmD family protein, whose translation MKKVSLLLLTLLLISGNLFAQAVDNGVPMADKLREDGKIWVVVAVIAAIFAGIAINMLRIDSKVSKIEKELNIK comes from the coding sequence ATGAAAAAAGTCTCCCTCTTACTCCTGACCCTGCTTTTGATTTCAGGAAATTTGTTTGCGCAAGCCGTTGACAATGGCGTGCCTATGGCCGACAAGCTTCGTGAAGACGGTAAGATTTGGGTCGTGGTGGCCGTGATTGCCGCTATTTTCGCGGGAATTGCAATCAATATGCTTCGGATAGATTCCAAAGTGAGCAAAATCGAAAAGGAATTAAATATCAAGTAA
- a CDS encoding cytochrome c maturation protein CcmE domain-containing protein codes for MKKIQIFGLIIIAVAIGIIVSTAGDASTYVDFTKAKEMAQEGDAESIHVVGKLKKDASGHIIGMEYQPQLDPNYFAFTLIDNNQVEQRVVYKNSKPQDFDKSEQVVVVGKMVNGQFSAEKILMKCPSKYENGKMETTEHTAEQS; via the coding sequence ATGAAAAAGATACAAATATTCGGTTTGATCATCATTGCTGTGGCCATTGGCATCATTGTGTCAACAGCGGGCGATGCGAGCACATATGTCGATTTTACAAAAGCAAAAGAAATGGCTCAGGAAGGTGATGCGGAGAGCATTCACGTGGTGGGCAAGCTTAAAAAAGATGCATCCGGGCACATTATAGGCATGGAATATCAGCCGCAGCTCGATCCTAATTATTTTGCTTTTACATTAATTGACAATAATCAGGTTGAACAGAGAGTCGTTTATAAAAACTCGAAACCACAGGATTTTGATAAATCAGAACAGGTTGTGGTCGTGGGTAAAATGGTAAACGGCCAATTTTCAGCTGAAAAGATATTGATGAAATGCCCATCGAAATACGAGAACGGCAAAATGGAAACTACTGAACATACAGCAGAACAATCATGA
- the ccsA gene encoding cytochrome c biogenesis protein CcsA — protein MIHSTIGSAGHLLVIIAFVTALVATFAYFKAGMSGINIEDAKVWKKFGRAVFYFHVAAVIGVVFSLYWIIGNHYFEYHYAWKNSSLSLPTGYTISSFWQDQEGSFLLWIFWNVVLGCVLIFTNRSWEAPVMTVFALVQAFLTSMILGVVIPGLDVKIGSTPFLLLKEVMPDLPVYKMDPNFIPKDGNGLNPLLQNYWMVIHPPTLFLGFATTLIPFSFAIAGLWTKKIQEWIRPALPWALFSAMILCIGILMGAYWAYETLNFGGYWNWDPVENSSIVPWLILVAAVHTMIIGRKNATALKTSFILTIATFILILYSTFMTRSGVLGNASVHSFTDLGLSGQLLIYLLTFTVVAIGLLVYRWKDLPSDEEEVSSYSQEFWIFIGATLLCLSGFQILATTSIPVYNKIAEAFGTVLNMALPADQIGHYNKFQLWFFSLIVILTGVGQFFWWKRVGQNKLQALYTPLLISLLISAAIITIQGVKEIQYIVLLTSAVFAIVANGTILLNIIRGNYNLSGGAITHIGVALMLIGILFSSAYTKVVSINNSGLMISRSEEFTNNDNKENKENITLWLNKPEKMGDYMLTWRDVRVEPRKIPGYIPKSWVDIIEGDFHAVALRDIVVDGKKYNVKGDTIELFPENFYYEIEYREPSGRIFSLFPRVQINPRMGGIVSSPDIQRKIDKDLYTHVNMVTNPTAEPVWSQTENFTISLRDTFFVNDYVAILDNVVRTEQVEGVKLGDGDAAVKAIIRVLDKDKEYVVTPSFVIRDRMVARKPEVNNDLGMRIQFQEINPQTGQFSFAVNTTQRDFIVMKAIEKPLINILWLGTFVLMIGFLMATIRRFKDFIKMRDKENQSADKKPKIKVQAV, from the coding sequence ATGATTCACAGCACAATTGGAAGTGCAGGTCACCTGCTGGTAATTATTGCTTTTGTAACTGCGCTCGTAGCCACATTCGCCTATTTCAAGGCAGGCATGTCGGGGATCAATATAGAGGACGCCAAGGTTTGGAAAAAATTTGGCCGCGCCGTATTCTATTTTCACGTTGCGGCGGTGATAGGCGTGGTTTTCTCCCTCTATTGGATCATTGGAAATCATTATTTTGAATATCATTACGCCTGGAAAAACTCGTCCTTATCGTTGCCAACTGGTTACACGATTTCTAGCTTCTGGCAGGACCAGGAAGGAAGTTTTCTTTTATGGATCTTCTGGAATGTAGTTCTGGGCTGCGTGCTTATTTTCACAAACCGTTCGTGGGAAGCGCCCGTAATGACTGTTTTTGCATTGGTGCAGGCGTTTTTGACGTCGATGATCTTAGGTGTTGTTATTCCTGGGCTGGACGTTAAAATTGGCTCAACACCATTCTTGCTGCTTAAAGAAGTAATGCCGGATTTGCCTGTTTACAAGATGGATCCCAACTTCATTCCGAAAGACGGAAATGGCTTAAATCCCCTTTTGCAGAACTATTGGATGGTAATTCACCCTCCTACCCTGTTTTTAGGCTTTGCCACAACATTGATTCCATTCTCGTTTGCTATCGCAGGTTTATGGACTAAAAAAATTCAGGAATGGATCCGACCAGCATTGCCTTGGGCGTTGTTTTCGGCCATGATCCTTTGCATTGGGATTTTAATGGGTGCTTACTGGGCTTATGAAACGCTGAATTTTGGTGGTTACTGGAACTGGGATCCTGTTGAAAACTCGTCTATCGTGCCCTGGCTCATTTTGGTTGCTGCTGTACACACGATGATCATCGGCCGTAAAAATGCGACTGCGCTGAAAACTTCGTTTATCCTTACGATAGCCACATTTATTCTTATCCTGTATTCCACATTCATGACGCGCAGCGGCGTTTTGGGCAATGCTTCGGTTCACTCATTTACGGATTTGGGACTTTCCGGTCAGTTGCTGATTTATTTGTTGACATTCACAGTTGTAGCAATCGGCCTGCTGGTTTATCGCTGGAAAGATTTGCCAAGTGACGAAGAAGAAGTTTCATCTTATTCTCAGGAATTCTGGATTTTCATTGGTGCAACATTGCTTTGTTTGTCTGGTTTCCAGATCCTTGCAACGACTTCCATTCCGGTATATAACAAGATTGCGGAAGCATTCGGAACTGTGCTCAATATGGCGCTTCCTGCAGATCAGATCGGGCATTATAACAAATTCCAACTTTGGTTCTTCTCGCTGATCGTCATTCTAACGGGTGTCGGACAGTTTTTCTGGTGGAAAAGAGTGGGGCAAAACAAGTTGCAGGCCCTTTATACTCCTTTGCTTATTTCCCTGCTCATTAGTGCGGCAATTATCACCATTCAAGGTGTCAAAGAAATTCAATATATCGTTCTTTTAACATCGGCTGTTTTCGCTATTGTAGCAAACGGAACCATTCTATTGAACATTATCCGCGGAAATTATAACCTTTCGGGCGGGGCTATCACGCACATTGGTGTGGCCTTAATGCTGATCGGGATTTTGTTTTCCTCTGCTTATACCAAAGTCGTTTCGATCAACAATTCGGGCTTAATGATCTCCCGGAGCGAGGAATTTACAAACAACGATAATAAAGAAAACAAGGAGAACATTACGCTCTGGCTTAACAAGCCCGAAAAAATGGGCGACTACATGCTTACCTGGCGCGACGTTCGCGTAGAACCGCGTAAGATCCCGGGATATATTCCAAAAAGTTGGGTGGATATCATTGAAGGTGATTTTCACGCCGTTGCGTTGAGGGACATTGTTGTCGACGGGAAAAAGTATAATGTCAAAGGCGACACCATTGAGCTTTTCCCTGAAAACTTCTACTACGAAATCGAGTATCGTGAACCTTCAGGCAGAATTTTCAGCTTGTTCCCAAGGGTGCAGATCAATCCGAGGATGGGTGGCATTGTATCTTCTCCCGACATTCAGCGGAAGATTGATAAAGACCTTTATACGCACGTAAATATGGTTACGAACCCAACTGCGGAGCCGGTTTGGAGCCAGACGGAGAATTTTACGATCAGCTTGCGTGACACATTCTTTGTGAATGATTACGTCGCGATCCTGGATAACGTTGTGCGTACAGAGCAGGTTGAAGGCGTTAAATTAGGCGATGGCGATGCGGCTGTAAAAGCGATCATCCGCGTGCTGGATAAAGACAAAGAATATGTGGTAACACCTTCTTTCGTGATCCGCGACCGTATGGTGGCGCGCAAGCCTGAGGTGAACAACGATCTGGGCATGCGTATCCAGTTCCAGGAGATCAACCCGCAAACGGGACAGTTCTCATTCGCCGTGAACACAACCCAGCGCGACTTCATCGTGATGAAAGCCATTGAAAAACCGTTGATCAACATTCTTTGGCTGGGCACATTTGTATTGATGATCGGCTTCCTGATGGCGACGATCCGCCGGTTCAAGGATTTTATCAAAATGAGAGACAAAGAAAATCAGTCGGCCGACAAAAAACCGAAAATCAAGGTTCAGGCTGTATAA